The Pseudodesulfovibrio cashew genomic sequence CGGCGTAATGCCGAAATTGAGGGCGCACAAGTGCGGGTCCGCCATGGAGGCCACCCGGCGGGAGGCAATGCGCGTGATCCGCCCCACCTGGTCCTTGACGACCATGAACCGTTCCATGACTCCTTCCCGCATATTCAGTTGATGGCAATAGCTGAGGATTTCCATGTCGAACGGACTGGCGAACTCGCCGTTGCCTATCTTGAACTCCACGGGCAACCAGTTCGGACAATTGACGAGATCATTGTTCCATATCTCACGGCCCTGAACCTTGCTCGGAGTCTTGTTGAAGATGCCCGCTATGTATGTTCCGGGATAGAAATTGAAGCCCGCGCAGGCGCACTCGGAAGCACCGCGCGTGCCAAGGTAGCCGTTGCCCACGGTGGTCAAGGTCTCGCGAAGTTTTTCGTCACCAGGATCAAAGCCGGAGTAGGTCAGGAACCAGTCGTCAGTGGCCATGCCGGTCTCGAACCACTCCTCGAAGTCCTGGACCGTGATCTCGCCCAGATCGGAGACGACCATGTCCGCGCCGAAGCGCAACAGCATCTCGCCCTGAACGTTTCGGGCGACGCCGAGGGTCAGGCCGAAGTTGCCCGCGCGTCCGGCCTGGACTCCTGAAATGGCGTCCTCAACCACCACGCACTCGCCAGGATTGAGCCCAAGATTCCTGGCAGCTTCAACAAAGATATCCGGGTCCGGCTTTCCCTTGAGCTTGTGCTCGGCCGAATACACGCCGTCCACCTGGGCCTGGAACACATCCTCGAGCCCGGCCAGTTGGAGGACCAACTGGCAGTTGCGGCTGGAGGTGGCCACCGCCACTTTGATGCCGTATCCCTTGAGTTCCTCGATCAACGCCACCGAGGTCTGGAACACCTCCGGCCCCTCGGTGCGCAGGATGTCCTGAAAGAGTTCATTCTTGCGGTTGCCGATGCCGCAGATGGAATCCAGGCTCGGCGGGTCCTCGGGATCGCCCGGGGGCAGTTGCACGTTGCGCGACTTCAGGAAACTCAAAACGCCCTCGAAGCGGGGCTTGCCGTCCACGTAGTTCTGGTAGTCGTTGGTCCGGTCAAAGGGTTCGAAGCGCAGGTTCTTCTCCTCCGCGCGCTTCTTGAGAAATTCGTTGAACGCGGTCTCCCACGCCTGGGCATGCACCTTGGCCGTACGGGTGATGACACCATCCAGATCGAAAATCACGCCTTTGAGGGTAATTGCAGACACGGTCACTCCTTCACGCTTGATTGACGTCGATCATTCCGGGCTAGAGCGTGCCCAGAATGGTCACCAACATATCCGGCTGCGGCACGATGAGCGCGTTGCGGCTCAGGCCGGTCACCCGTTTCGCCAGTTCCTCGTTTTCCGTTACATAGATGGCCCTTGCCTCCGGGGTAAGCTCCAGGGCCGCTTCCAGCATGGGCACGTCGCTGCCGGTGTCGCCGCAGATGAGATGGGGCCCCCGGAACATGTCCAGGCCCAACTCGCTGTTCAGGAAGCCGACACCATCTCCCTTGTCGAAATCCTTGAGTCCGTCCCCGCCCGTTTCAATGGTCAGGATGATCTCCACGTCCAGCCCGGTGTCCTCAATGCGGAAGTTCAATCCATCGGGGTCCAGTTCGGCGACCAACGACTCCAAAGTCCGAAGAAACGCCTCGGACTCGGCGGGATCGATGGACTTCCCGATGTCCTGGCGGGCCACGGTGGACTGGCCGAACTTGAATTGCAGCCCCGAGCCGATGAGCGAAAACTTTTCGTAGGAGGGTTCCCGGAGCAACGCATCAAGACGGACGTTGAGCACATCAATGGCATCCTGCTTGTCACGAGAAATGGGCAGACGGCGGACCCGCCCCTCCCTGTCCAGGCACTCCCGCCCCTTGGATGCGGCGTAATAGAACTGCCCCTCCGGGTTGACCGAGATGTGGATCAGGCCGTCCAGGGGGGCCGAGGTCAGGATAATCGGCTGCTGCACCCTTTCCCGTGCGAAGCGAGAGAGGAAAACCGCGTTGTACACGGACTGGATGGAGGTGAGATACCGGGCGCAGTAGTTGTTGATGGTCCCGTCGCGGTCGGAGACAAGGCAGTTGAGCTCCAGGCCGCGCAACAACTCATGACCTGCGGCCACCCGCTCGTCGAAACCGGGATGCAGGTCCGCAAGCAGGTCCAGAAAGGTCTCCTCGCCCTCCTCCAAATAAAAGACATCCTTGCGCAACTCATTGATTTCGTAATCCATGTCCAGGGAAACACTGCGCTCTCCATCCAGGGAGAGGGTCTTTCTGCCGTCCTGCTCAGGGATGTCCTCCAGAGTGGACAGCGCATTGGACAGGGCTGTCACCGCCTCCTCGTCCACACGCCTGTCGGCCAGGATGTTGCCCACCGCCCGGTAGCGCACCTCGCGGGTGACGTCCATGAGCGCGTAGAAATCCCTGAGGGTTTGCAATTCCGTCTGTTCGATCTCCGCCATGATTCCCTTCCTAGTAATTCACCTGCACGGTGTAGTTGACTGTCATCGGCTTCCCATCGGGTGTCGGCGGGACCTCCAGCGCAAACTGGAGAGTGGCTCCATCGCGCCGGGTGTGCTCCCGATCGGCGGTCAGCACCTTCCACTGGCCCGGATAGACGTCGCGCAGAAGCAGGGCCTGCTTCTCCTTGCTGCCGTTGCGGACCTCGATCCGCCATGACATCTGATAGCTCTGCTTGCCGAGCTTCTGAAACTCGGCCTGGGTGCGCGTGACGCTCAGGTCGAAGGCGCGACCCAGAGGAAGCCGGACTTCGCCCCCTACAGGGGAGTGCCCCACACGGGTCTCTCCGGCCAGAAGCAGTGCCCCGTCACCGGCGGGCTTGAAGACCCGTACCAAACCGGCGGGCATGGGCTGGCCGAGCCCTCCCGCCTCAGTGTTTTCAAGAAGATAGGCGAACTCCACGTTCTGCCGGACCTCGTCCCGCAACTGGCTCCCTGCCCTGTAGGTGGAAACCAGTTCCCGACGGGCCTTCACCGAAGGCGCGGAAAACAGGGCTATCTGCCGCATGCCCGATTCGGTCAGGGAAACCGGCTCCGGGATGGTGTAGACGTGATACTGCGTAAACTCTTCGCGCACCGGGGCTGATTCCATGGAGTCCGCCTCGGCGCTCTTCATCATGACCGCGCGGGCCATGGCAGGACGGGGAGCCGCGTTCTCACGACGGACCTCACCGGCCACCAGCTTCAGCCTCGCTCCGGAAAAAGCCCGTCCCGAGGAATTGGATACCGTGGCCCAGGCGCTCAGCGAGGCCGACTGCCCGGCGCCATCCAGGACCAGGGTATAATCAGCGCGCCAGTTCAGGCCGGACATGAGATAGCTGAGCTCCACGTCGCGTTTGCCCGCCGAGCCGCTCTCCGCAGTCAGGGCCAGGGACGGCTCCTTTTGCAGATCCTTGGGCAGTTCAGGGAAAAGCAGCGCGTCGTACTTGCCCACGTAGACCTCGTTGCCCACGAGAAAAACCGGCCCCTCCGCCATGGAGGCCAGGGTCGCCTTGCGCAGGATGCGCGCATCGGCCCCGGAGGGATCGGGCATGACCACGGTCAGCTCCTTGCCCAGGTAGCGCTTGAGCAGATTGTGTTCGGTGATGGGAACAAAGCTGTACTGAAGCTCGCGCACGGTCATACCCTCGGCTGCGGCATGTACCGATGTGGGGTCGAGGGTTCCGGGCACATCCTTGAAGATGATGGAGGCCAGCCCTGCCGGCAGGTTCACCGACCTCGTCTCCTTCACCAGCGCCTGTCCCGAGTTGTAGACTGCCAGGTCGGCCCCCTTGATGTCGGCGGCCAGGGAGGCGGAAGTCATTGCCGAAAGCAACAGAAGCGGCAAGGCCAAGACACTGAGAACACAACAATATTTACGTCCGATCATTTTTCCTCCAAGAACGGGAGCTAGGCTCCCGGTGATTGTCATAGCATTGAAACTGTAGCCCATGTTACATTGGCCCGGACGGTTTTGCAAAATATTAACCCAAGTTATCTTTTCCCTTCATCAGCCAGGAGGAGCCGGTTCCGTTACGATTTGCTCGGGAAGGCTCTGCAGAGGCATTCTCCGCTCGCCATCTGTATGGATGTTTGATATGAGAAAACTGTCATGAAGATTCTCATCGTCGATGATTGCCGAACCACGGCACTGCATCTGGCGGGACTCCTCAAACAGGCGGGATATGAGGACTCCGTCATCGTTCCCGGCTATGAACAGGCCATCCTGACACTGACGGCCTGCAATGAGACGTCGGCTCAAGTAGACCTCATCCTCATGGACGTCTCCATGCCCGGCACCGACGGGATCGCCGCCACCCTGACCATCAAATCCCAATACGACTTCGAGGATATTCCGATCATCATGGTCACCAGCCATGGCGAGGATGAAATCCTGGATCGCTCTTTTGCCGCTGGAGCATGCGACTTCATCGTCAAGCCCGTGGGCAGGGTTGAACTCAGGGCCAGAATCCGCTCGGCATTGCAACTGCGCAAGGAAATGCTCAGGCGGCATCGCCGGGAACGGGAGCTGGAACGGCTGGCAAGGGAGCTTGAAAAGATGTCCAACCTGGACGGGCTCACCGGGATCGCCAACCGGCGCTGCTTCGACGACACGCTGATCCAGGAGTGGGTGCGCACCGGACGGCTTGACGCCCCGCTTGGCCTGCTGATGATCGACATCGACCACTTCAAGCCCTACAACGACTCACTCGGCCATGTGGTAGGCGACGGCTGCCTCTGCGCGGTGGCCAAGGTCATCCAGTCCGCCGTGCATCGGCCCGGCGACCTAGTGGCACGCTACGGCGGCGAGGAGTTCGCGGTAATCCTCCCGCATACGGACTACATGGGTGCCTGCGCCGTAGCCGAAAACATCCACGCCAACCTGGCTGAGCAGTGCATCCACCACCCCAGCTCACCGGTTGAGGACTGCGTGACGGTCTCCATCGGCGTGGCCTCGGGCGTTCCCACCTGCGAGACAACCCCCGAGCATCTCCTCAACGCTGCGGACACGGCCCTGTACCAGGCCAAGCAAGCCGGACGGAACAGAACCGAATCAATGAATCTGGCCTGCAGAGACGACATTCGGCAATAACCCACTCTTCACACCGGAAAGGACGGCGCCAGCGACAGCAGACGCCGCATCGGGTTCATCCGCTCCAGACCAAGATAAAACTCAACCGATGGGGAAACAGAAAATCCCAAAAGCGAACGCGGGGCGCCACCGTGCCGTTCGGCGTGCGCCCCGCAGTCGACAGGGAAGGGGGAATGACGGGGTGAGGAACCGCCCGGAGGCGGACCCCGCCATGGGGATGTGCTTATTATCGAAGAAAATGGATGGAGAGGTACGCTCCGCAGTGAGGGCAGACCTTGACCGGGGAAGGCTCGCCGTCATCACGCATGATGATTGCCTCCCAGGGAAGGAAACCGTCGAGGGTGTACTGGACCTTCAGCCTGTGACCACACTTGCAAAACCGTTCCTGCATGACTCTCCTCCTGATGTCGCGCCGTGGCGCGTTTAGTATCGTTCACAATCAACGTGAGTCATTAATAAACAGTTTCGACACACAGTGTCAATTTAAAATTTACATTTTGTCGTCAAAAAATTCACTTCCTTCAAACAAAAAAATAATCTCCAATAAATTCAGCAGACACAGTCAGACAAGATGTAGAAAACACGCACAGGAAGCCTACCTTGACCCTGAGATCACGTCGCTCAAAAGGGAAAAGAACTCCACCCAGATCCTCGCGCAAATGAACTTCCTGCCTGACACCTGCCAACAGAGCAGCTGCTGCCAGAGCCCGTCTTTCCGATCCTGCACCACAAAAAAACGGGCCCGAACGCATCAAGCGTCCGGGCCCGGTCTCGTTTCGGATGCGAGAATACGGACAGATCGGCTAGCGGTACTCCCTGGAGGCCCACAAAACCTTGCCAATGACCCGGACGTTGTCCAGCTCATCGCCGGAGAGATGGATGGGCGAATAGTCCAGGTTGTCACTGCGCAGGACCAGGGTGCCGGGCAGCCGCTCCACGCGCTTTACCATGACCGTGTCCTCCACGCCCACGGCGTAGATGGACCCGGACAGAACCTGGGTGCGCGACTCGTCGATGAGCACCATGTCGCCTTCCTTGATCTCCGGCTCCATGGAGTTGCCGACCACCTCCATCAGGACCATGTTGGTGGGATTGCCCCGCGAGTGGAGCCAGTCAGCCCGAAAGGAATAGTACCCCTCCACCTGGGACTCGGTCTCGAAGGAACCGCCTCCGGCAGAAAGCCGGGCGCGCACCTTGGGCACCTCGAAGTAGGCGGGGTCGTCCTCGCCGGACGCCCCCGCCGCCTCGGGACGAGGTACTCCCCGCCCCTGCTCCAGCCAGAGAGGATTGAGGCCGTAGGCCGCAGACAGGTCCAATATCCATCGGGCCGGAACCGAGTCCTTGCGCTTGGCCAGTGACACGGCGGCCCGGCCCACGCTCAGTTCGCGGGCCAGTTGAGATTGATTGGTAATGTCCGTCTCCGAACACAGTCTGCGGAAAAACGCCTCGAATCCATTGTTCATTGTTGCGCCCTGGTTGGTGTGTTGCTTTTGTTGCCCACTGTTTAACATCGGTATACACATAAAGTCAAGACCATGGTGAAAACTTTGCACACCCATTGACGCCGCAAGGTGATTCGGTGCAAGAATGGCGGGACCATCAACCATGACCAAGGAAGACAATAGTGCTCTCACTCATCGGTAATATCATATGGTTTCTCCTGGGCGGCGTGTTCATGGCCCTGGGCTGGTTCCTGGCGGGCTGCCTCATGGCCATTTCCATCATCGGCCTGCCCTGGGCCCGCGCGGCCTTCGTCATCGCCAAGTTCTGCCTGGTACCCTTCGGGCGGACCCTGGTGCGGCGCGATCTCCTGACCGGCAGACGCGACGTGGGCACCGGCGTGCTCGGCTTTATCGGCAACATCATCTGGTTCGTGTTCGCGGGCTGGTGGCTGGCCATAGGCCACGTCCTCTCGGGCCTTGCCTGCTGCGTGACCATCATAGGCATCCCCTGGGGCTGGCAGCACCTCAAGATCGCGGCCATCACCCTGGCCCCCATCGGCATGGCCGTGGTGCCCATCAACCAGGCAGAGCGAGTGGAACGCTGAGGTAAGGAAATAGGACCACAACGCATGAAGCGGATTGTGCAAAATCCGGTTTCTCTTGCCAGCCGTCGCAATCCTGCTTACTTATGGACAACTACGGGAAACATCCCGGCAATCAAACACAGGAACATCACTTCTTCGGAGGCAAAACAATGAATCAGTATCCCAGCATGCAACGCTCCGCCGCCAAGGCCGAGGTTCTCAACGCCTTCATGCGCGGCGTGTACGGCTGGATGTCCGGAGGCCTGGCCCTGACCGCCGTGGTGGCGTACCTCACGGCCAGCGTCCCGGCTCTTCAGCAGCTCGTCTTCAGCATCGACCCGGCTACCAACACCGTGGTCGGCATCTCCAGCCTGGTCTGGATTCTCATGTTCGCCGAGATCGGCATCGTTTTCTACCTGGGCGCGCGCATCAGCTCCATGGCCGCATCCACGGCGACGGGTCTGTTCCTGCTCTATTCCGGGCTCAACGGCCTGACCCTGACGCCCATCCTGCTCATGTATACCTTCGAGTCCGTGGCCTCGACCTTCCTCATCACGGCCGCCATGTTCGGCACCATGTCCATCTACGGCATGATCACCAAAAAGGACCTCACAAGCTGGGGCTCCCTGCTGTTCATGGGGCTGATCGGCCTGCTCATCGCCATGGTGGTCAACATGTTCATGCAGTCCTCGGCCATGGCCTTCGCCATCTCGGTCATTGGTGTGATCATCTTCCTGGGCCTGACCGCCTACGACACCCAGAAGCTGAAGACCATGGGTGAAATGGTCCCCGAGGGCGACTCCGCAGCCATCCGGCGCGGCACCATCATGGGCGCGCTGACCCTGTACCTCGACTTCATCAACCTCTTCCTCATGCTGCTCAGACTCATGGGCGACCGCAGATAAGCATTCCGGGGGAGGCCGCACGGCCTCCCCTTTCTCCCCATGACAAGCACCGTCACCTCGCTACAGCATGCCTTCGGACCAGTGCTCAAACCGGCAGCCTGGGCCAACGGCAAGGTCATGCGCCTGCGCGAGTGGCTCTACAGGCGCGGGCTCAAGCCCTCCTGGCGACCCGCTCCGGTGACGGTCTCGGTCGGCAACATCGGCTGGGGCGGCTCGGGCAAGACCCCCATCGCAGGCTGGCTCCTGGACTGGGCCGAGGCCAACCGCAAGACCGCCCTGCTGCTCACGCGCGGCTACCGCGCCAAGCCCGAACGCTACCCCTATCTCGTCAGACCCGGCGCCCTGGCCGAAGAGGCCGGGGACGAACCGCTCATGCTCGCCTGCGACCATCCCAAGGCGCACGTGGTGGTGGACCCGGTCCGCAAACGCGGCGGCCGCTGGGGCGTCAAACGCTTCAAGCCCGACCTGATAGTGCTTGATGACGGCTTCCAGCACATGGCCGTGAGACGGCACAGCAACCTGGTCCTGCTCAAGCCCGAGGACCTCGGCGAGCAGTGGAACAGGCTCATCCCGGCGGGCTCCTGGCGCGAACCAGCCTCGGCCCTGGCCCGCGCCGACGCCTTTCTCATGAAGGTCGGCCCGAAAAATTTCCATCGCGTCGAGCCTCGCTTCAAGCAATTGCTCGGCCACCTGCGCAAGCCCCTCTTCACCTTCCAGGTGGTGCCCACCGGCATCCGCCAGGTGACGGGCGGCGCGGCCAAACGAGACTTTGACAACGAGAACTACCTGCTGGTCTCGGGCGTGGGCGATCCGGCCCTGGTCGAACGTACGGCCACCAGGCACTTCGGCTACAAGCCGGTCAAACATCTCATCTACCGGGACCACCACGCCTTCACCAAGGCGGACGTCAACGCCATTCTGGCCGCGGCCCAGGGCCACGGCTGCGAGGCGATCCTGTGCACGCCCAAGGACGCGGTCAAGCTCGGCCCCCTGTGCAACAAACAGTTCTGGCAGTTCGACCTGCGCGTGGAGTTCGGCCCTTCGACCATCGGGCCCAAGGCGACCTTCGCCGCATGGTGGCCCCGCCACTTCGAACGGCTCCGGACACTCTCTGCCGTACACGGCCCGCAGTCCCGCCTGAATCACGAAACCGGAGACGACAATGGCTAACCGCAAGCGCAATCAACCCCGCCCCTCCACGCCGCCCCTCTCGCCCACAGCCCTGCTCAAGCTGTTCAAGGAGGTCAAGCGCCCCCTGTCACGGGCCGAGGTAATCCGCCACCTGAAACTCAAGAAGAGGGACAAGAGCGTTGTCAAGGACCTGCTCGGCTCCCTGGTGGAGCAGGGCAAGCTGATCCGCATCCGGCGCGGCTACGGCCTGGCCGAGGCCATGCGCTGCGTCACCGGGCGGCTGGAAATCCAGCGCGGCGGGTTCGGCTTCGTGGTCCCGGAGGACTCCCGGCGCAAGGACATCTTCATCAGCCAGCGGGACATCGGCGAGGCGTGGCACGGCGACAAGGTGGTGGCCGCCATCGTCCGGGAGAACAAAGGGCAGCGCAACAACGAGGGGCGCATCGTGCGCATCCTGGAGCGCGGACGAAAGACGTTGCCGGTCAAAATTTTCAAGCAGATGCGCGACGGGGACTGGCTCTGCCGTCCCACCGATCCCAAACTGGCCTTCGGTATCATCGCCACCCTCGCCGACGAATCCCTGAAGCTCACGCCCGGCGACATCGCCCTGTGCGAGCCCGGCGACAAGATCGATCCCACCATGTGGGAGGGACAGATCACCGGCATCCTCGGCCCGGAAGAGGACATCACGGTGCAGGAGGCCCTGGTCAAGTCCAACCACAACATCCGCACCCGCTTCCCCTCCGGCTCCCTGAGCCAGGCCGAAGCGCTGCCCGAGGAGCCCTCGGAGAAGGACCTCAGGGGTCGCCGCGACCTGACCGCCAAACCTTTCGTGACCATCGACGGGTCAACGGCAAGGGACTTCGACGACGCCATCCTGGTGGAGCAACGCAACAACGGCTACCGCCTCTGGGTGGCCATCGCCGACGTCTCCCACTATGTGCCCGAGGGTTCGCCCCTGGACCGCGAGGCCCTGGAACGCGGCAACTCCTACTATTTCCCCCGGTCCGTGGAGCCCATGTTCCCGGAGCGGCTCTCCAACGGACTCTGCTCCCTCAACCCGGACGTGAACCGGCTGGTCATGGTCGCACGCATGGACACGGGCGAGGACGGCGTGACCCGAAGCGCGGAATTCTTCCCGGCGGTTATCCGCAGCCACGCACGGCTGACCTACGGGCAGGTGAAGAAGGCGATCCTGGACAAGGAGCCGGAAGCCCGCGAAGCCATGGGCGAAGTGCTGCCAATGGTCGAGCTGGCCGAGAAGCTGGCGCGCAAGATCAACCTGCTCCGGCAGCGGCGCGGCTCCCTGGACTTCGACCTCCCCGAGGCCGAGATTCTCTTTGATGACAACTCCGAGGTGGTGGACATCCGCCCCAAGCAACGCCACTTCGGGCACCAGCTCATCGAGGAGTTCATGATCGCGGCCAACGAGGCCGTAGCCCGCTTCCTCACCGAGAGCGGCCTGCCCTGCCTCTTCCGCATCCACCCGCCCGCGGACGAAGAAAAGCTCAAGAACCTGTTCCGGCTCCTGGCCCAGACCGACAAGAGCATCCTCATGCCCAAGGAGATGGAGCCCAAGGTGATCCAGCGGCTCATCGCCTCCCAGGCCGGCACGGACAAGGAATACATCGTCAACCGCATGCTGCTGCGGTCCATGAAGCAGGCCAAGTACTCGCCGATCAACGAGGGGCACTTCGGTCTGGCCTCCGAGGAATACTGCCACTTCACCTCGCCCATCCGGCGCTACGCCGACCTGGTGGTCCACCGACTGCTCAAGGCGGCCCTGGCCATCGGCGACAAGGACGCCCCGCCCCGCCCGGTGCCCGGCCTGAAAAAGTTGACCAACGTGGCCGGCCAGCTCTCGGGAAGGGAGCGCGCCGCCATGGACGCCGAGCGCGAGATCCACAAGCGGGTCATGGTCCTGTTCATGCGCGACAAGGTCGGCGGCACCTTCGGCGGCGTCATCTCGCACATCACGGACTACGGTTTCTACGTGGAGCTGCGCGAGGTCATGGCCGAAGGCATGGTCCGGCTCTCGACCATGGACGACGACTACTACACTTACTGGCCACACCGGGAAATGCTGGTGGGCGAGCGCACCGGGCAGTCCTTCAAACTCGGCCAGGCCGTGGAGGTCGTGCTGGAGGAGGTCAGCCTGGAGCGGCTGGAGCTCAACTTCTCCCTCAAATCCGTGACCGCTGCGGCCATGGACTACAAGGACCTGATCTAGGCTCTGCAGACACTCCGCCAGGGACACGCGCCAAGTTTTGTTTGTGAAAAAACCCGGCGCGTTGTACCCTTTTCGCCATGAGGACAATCAATGACATCTTCGCGGACGGGTCCCTGTCGCTCACGCCCCAGGAGCTGATCGACTTCGAGCATACGATCAAGGATTGCATCGCCGAATTCCTGCCTTTCACCTCCTACAGCCTCTTCTTTCCCAGAGAGACGCCGGGCGACGCCGTGCCCGACCCGGAATACCGGGCGGACGACAAGGAGCTGATCCTCCCGCTGGTCTTCCAGGGCAAGCTGCTCTGCTACTTCATAGCCAAGGGCGTGCGTCTCAAGGCGCCCTCCACCGCGCCCAGATACATCATGGCCCTGGCGAGCAACGTCCTCGAAAAGCTCGCCCTCTACAAGATGGCGGTCACCGACCCGCTCACCGGCCTCTATTCCCGCGACTACTACCTCGACGAACTGGGCAAGGCCATCGACCAGGTCCAGGGATGCATCGAGACCGGCAGTTGCCAGGCCGGGGTGGAGAGCCGCGCCGTGGACATGGCCTTCTCCGGCACCCTGGGCGTGCTTTTCCTCGACCTCGACAATTTCCAGTGGATCAACGAGCACTACGGCTACCTTACGGGTGACGCCATCCTGCACGAGGTGGGGCTGTTGCTCAAAAAGGTCTGCCCCAAATACACCACGGTCTCGCGCTTCTCCAACGACAAGTTCGCGGTGCTGGTGCCCGACGCCAAGCCGCGTGCCTGCTTCCAGCTCTCCGAGGTCATTCGCTCGGACATCGGCAAGCTATCGTTCACTGACGAGATCACCAACGACACCATTTCCATCACCGGCTCGGTCGGATTCGTCAACTATCCTCAAGGATTGGAAGGAGCGCAGTTCAGGCGCACGGTTTCGGAACAAGCGCGTATGCTGGTACGCAAGGCGCGCAAGGGCGTGGCCGTGGCCAAAGACCGTGGCCGCAACCGGGTGTTCGGCTACGCGGACATCCTGTCCAAGGGCGGCCGCGTGCTCGA encodes the following:
- a CDS encoding trehalose 6-phosphate synthase; amino-acid sequence: MAEIEQTELQTLRDFYALMDVTREVRYRAVGNILADRRVDEEAVTALSNALSTLEDIPEQDGRKTLSLDGERSVSLDMDYEINELRKDVFYLEEGEETFLDLLADLHPGFDERVAAGHELLRGLELNCLVSDRDGTINNYCARYLTSIQSVYNAVFLSRFARERVQQPIILTSAPLDGLIHISVNPEGQFYYAASKGRECLDREGRVRRLPISRDKQDAIDVLNVRLDALLREPSYEKFSLIGSGLQFKFGQSTVARQDIGKSIDPAESEAFLRTLESLVAELDPDGLNFRIEDTGLDVEIILTIETGGDGLKDFDKGDGVGFLNSELGLDMFRGPHLICGDTGSDVPMLEAALELTPEARAIYVTENEELAKRVTGLSRNALIVPQPDMLVTILGTL
- a CDS encoding DUF4139 domain-containing protein, which codes for MIGRKYCCVLSVLALPLLLLSAMTSASLAADIKGADLAVYNSGQALVKETRSVNLPAGLASIIFKDVPGTLDPTSVHAAAEGMTVRELQYSFVPITEHNLLKRYLGKELTVVMPDPSGADARILRKATLASMAEGPVFLVGNEVYVGKYDALLFPELPKDLQKEPSLALTAESGSAGKRDVELSYLMSGLNWRADYTLVLDGAGQSASLSAWATVSNSSGRAFSGARLKLVAGEVRRENAAPRPAMARAVMMKSAEADSMESAPVREEFTQYHVYTIPEPVSLTESGMRQIALFSAPSVKARRELVSTYRAGSQLRDEVRQNVEFAYLLENTEAGGLGQPMPAGLVRVFKPAGDGALLLAGETRVGHSPVGGEVRLPLGRAFDLSVTRTQAEFQKLGKQSYQMSWRIEVRNGSKEKQALLLRDVYPGQWKVLTADREHTRRDGATLQFALEVPPTPDGKPMTVNYTVQVNY
- a CDS encoding diguanylate cyclase domain-containing protein, which gives rise to MKILIVDDCRTTALHLAGLLKQAGYEDSVIVPGYEQAILTLTACNETSAQVDLILMDVSMPGTDGIAATLTIKSQYDFEDIPIIMVTSHGEDEILDRSFAAGACDFIVKPVGRVELRARIRSALQLRKEMLRRHRRERELERLARELEKMSNLDGLTGIANRRCFDDTLIQEWVRTGRLDAPLGLLMIDIDHFKPYNDSLGHVVGDGCLCAVAKVIQSAVHRPGDLVARYGGEEFAVILPHTDYMGACAVAENIHANLAEQCIHHPSSPVEDCVTVSIGVASGVPTCETTPEHLLNAADTALYQAKQAGRNRTESMNLACRDDIRQ
- a CDS encoding LexA family transcriptional regulator — protein: MNNGFEAFFRRLCSETDITNQSQLARELSVGRAAVSLAKRKDSVPARWILDLSAAYGLNPLWLEQGRGVPRPEAAGASGEDDPAYFEVPKVRARLSAGGGSFETESQVEGYYSFRADWLHSRGNPTNMVLMEVVGNSMEPEIKEGDMVLIDESRTQVLSGSIYAVGVEDTVMVKRVERLPGTLVLRSDNLDYSPIHLSGDELDNVRVIGKVLWASREYR
- a CDS encoding YccF domain-containing protein; amino-acid sequence: MLSLIGNIIWFLLGGVFMALGWFLAGCLMAISIIGLPWARAAFVIAKFCLVPFGRTLVRRDLLTGRRDVGTGVLGFIGNIIWFVFAGWWLAIGHVLSGLACCVTIIGIPWGWQHLKIAAITLAPIGMAVVPINQAERVER
- a CDS encoding Bax inhibitor-1/YccA family protein is translated as MNQYPSMQRSAAKAEVLNAFMRGVYGWMSGGLALTAVVAYLTASVPALQQLVFSIDPATNTVVGISSLVWILMFAEIGIVFYLGARISSMAASTATGLFLLYSGLNGLTLTPILLMYTFESVASTFLITAAMFGTMSIYGMITKKDLTSWGSLLFMGLIGLLIAMVVNMFMQSSAMAFAISVIGVIIFLGLTAYDTQKLKTMGEMVPEGDSAAIRRGTIMGALTLYLDFINLFLMLLRLMGDRR
- the lpxK gene encoding tetraacyldisaccharide 4'-kinase, which produces MTSTVTSLQHAFGPVLKPAAWANGKVMRLREWLYRRGLKPSWRPAPVTVSVGNIGWGGSGKTPIAGWLLDWAEANRKTALLLTRGYRAKPERYPYLVRPGALAEEAGDEPLMLACDHPKAHVVVDPVRKRGGRWGVKRFKPDLIVLDDGFQHMAVRRHSNLVLLKPEDLGEQWNRLIPAGSWREPASALARADAFLMKVGPKNFHRVEPRFKQLLGHLRKPLFTFQVVPTGIRQVTGGAAKRDFDNENYLLVSGVGDPALVERTATRHFGYKPVKHLIYRDHHAFTKADVNAILAAAQGHGCEAILCTPKDAVKLGPLCNKQFWQFDLRVEFGPSTIGPKATFAAWWPRHFERLRTLSAVHGPQSRLNHETGDDNG
- the rnr gene encoding ribonuclease R; its protein translation is MANRKRNQPRPSTPPLSPTALLKLFKEVKRPLSRAEVIRHLKLKKRDKSVVKDLLGSLVEQGKLIRIRRGYGLAEAMRCVTGRLEIQRGGFGFVVPEDSRRKDIFISQRDIGEAWHGDKVVAAIVRENKGQRNNEGRIVRILERGRKTLPVKIFKQMRDGDWLCRPTDPKLAFGIIATLADESLKLTPGDIALCEPGDKIDPTMWEGQITGILGPEEDITVQEALVKSNHNIRTRFPSGSLSQAEALPEEPSEKDLRGRRDLTAKPFVTIDGSTARDFDDAILVEQRNNGYRLWVAIADVSHYVPEGSPLDREALERGNSYYFPRSVEPMFPERLSNGLCSLNPDVNRLVMVARMDTGEDGVTRSAEFFPAVIRSHARLTYGQVKKAILDKEPEAREAMGEVLPMVELAEKLARKINLLRQRRGSLDFDLPEAEILFDDNSEVVDIRPKQRHFGHQLIEEFMIAANEAVARFLTESGLPCLFRIHPPADEEKLKNLFRLLAQTDKSILMPKEMEPKVIQRLIASQAGTDKEYIVNRMLLRSMKQAKYSPINEGHFGLASEEYCHFTSPIRRYADLVVHRLLKAALAIGDKDAPPRPVPGLKKLTNVAGQLSGRERAAMDAEREIHKRVMVLFMRDKVGGTFGGVISHITDYGFYVELREVMAEGMVRLSTMDDDYYTYWPHREMLVGERTGQSFKLGQAVEVVLEEVSLERLELNFSLKSVTAAAMDYKDLI